The DNA region TTGTATTTggggaccttggttttccccttgtgtatgttgaggcctactgatgaagAGATTGCTGCCACACTGActgtctttgtctgcatttgttcgtgtgtatgcgataggaaggctaggtcatctgcgaagtccaaatcgtctaattggttctgagctgtccattgtattccgtgttttccttcagatgtcgaggtcctcataatccagtcgaccaccagaagaaagaggaaagaAGAGAGTAGacaaccttgtctgactccgatcctcgcttgaaatgcatctgtcagctgacatccatgcacgactttgcactgtggtccgtcgtatgagttccggataatattgaaaatcttctcaggaactccgcagtgtcgaagaagtttccataacgttctcctatctacactgtcaaatgccttttcataatcaatgaacttgatgtacagtgacgagttccactcaattgattgttcgatgatgatccgtagtgtctcaATCTAgtctgtgcacaaccgatccttacggaatccagcttgttgatctcgaagttgggcgtctactgcatctttcatccggtccagcaaaactctgttaaagacttcccgtggtactgacagtagtgtaatgcctctgtagttatcacaactgctcagatctcctttctttggaatcttgatgaggtatccttcttccCAGTACATCGGCACTTGCTCTTCCTCCCAAAtagaatagaaggtgaagcatgtttgtagttacttcgatgtctgacttcagtgcttcaccTGGTATGTTGTCgtgtcctgctgctttcccgctcttcatttgtctgatggccattctgatttctccagtcgttggtggattgacatctatgggaagatctgtgtgtgctgcttcgatgttcggtggattcattggagccgccctattcaggagttcttcgaagtattctacccatctgttccgctgttgttgaatttcagtgattggcttgccttctttgttttTGACCGGTccctctggtttactgtatttccctgatagttttttcgttgtatcataaagttgtttcatatttccttcccttgaggctttttccactgtcgttgctagttctttaacgtatttcttcttgtcggctctaatgcttttcttcacttgcttgtttgcttctatgtattcagcttgtgttgGACTTTCTgtgttcgtgttcggctgttgttaattgctgtcttcttgttcttcctttctttgatcttgtccagtgtttctatagagatccattccttatgattgtgtttctttagacccagaacctcttgacatgttgaagttaatgtttcgttgatacttttccagttgtcctacatagtagtttcttcttccttcattagatcctgtaaggcttggaacctattGCTGAAagatatcttgaattcgttaattttgttagtatctcgaaggaaggctgtattgaacctttgtagtgctgtttgtccacttgtccagttcttttttagcttcagttttaaattgaccacaactaggtggtgatctgaagctacgtcagcacctctcctggttctcacatctccCATTGTctttcggaattttttgttgatgcaaatatgatctatctggttctctgtagtgtggtccggtgagatccatgtagccttgtgtatacgcttgtgtggaaatattgtgcctcctatgaccaatttgttgaatgcacatagatttgcaaatctttctccattttcgtttctctctcccagtgcATGTCGTCCCATgctatcttcatatccagtgttgtccattccgactttggcgtttagatctcccatcaggatggtgaggtcctttcttgggcacttctctgtGATttattgcagcctctcatagaattgatctttaatgtcgtcgttgctatcattggtggatacataacattgaataatattcagtGTGATCCCctcattctttgttttgaatgatgctttgatgattctggatccgtgagactcacatcctacaagtgcatttcgtgatactttggacagcatcagagcaactccctgagtgtgtgaagcattttcctcttcgtgatcGGAGTATAACAGCATCTCTCTcctatttagcctttgttgtccagcttgagtccaatgggtttcgctgattcccagtactgccaagttgtatctcctcatttcctttGCTacttgactggtcttcccggtttcatacattgttcggacgttccatgtacctataaaaattgttgtcctggttgttagaaggggcatcggcctcatggcttccgaaggaattcggctttcaccatgaagcgtcataattcttctaaatgaagacctaactctcagggcagagtttaaatggtttgaattatttttcctgGTATgtattttttagcgagttagttttctacgggatgaggtcgctaaccctatAACCAACCCTCCTAgtttacccgggcttgagaccggcagtctCTCTGGAAGAACAACAGGCGGAGCTTTGAgagtacataataataatatatttctgcatgagcTGGTTCatgccatttttacaggcatgatctataaattaaaacatttgtTGGCTCAcaaaatgcttcccaacttattaactttatagttgttataaagtagacttgtagagcgcttgctgtaaaccgtGAGCTTGAGGAGaagcgtacgtcaagtttgttccagacgtcagaagtttcatagccgtgcctcagagcaagattctgaagaaagaataaagagaaacagaagaacAGCAGGGCATTttgatatgaacgccaaactatgcttaacattttgtagtagAACAGACATAGGTATAATAAATCAGactaaattcatattatctcatgttagagtgaaatgaagtcagaggctccatataagagaatgtagcgataaagaacaatgagttgtgatgttgAACAAgctggagtaagctcacatgaaggaagagAAGTCAAGGAtggtacaaggaaagcggtttattagaaaaGAGTGTGCATaaagagggtgaagtgttaagaataccaatgactatatcttttattgtctcactaaaagtaaatatttatttccaaAAGACCTGAGTAAGAAAACTTGATTGGGACTGATGATTTTGTCAACGTACGCTCCTGTATATAAACCCCAGAGTTAGCTACATACTTTCCAAACATCATACTCAGAACCCAAAATACATGAGACAAGGAGAGATTGAATATTTTTAATACTGCGATTGGTAATAAAAATCGCTGGAGATTTTCTTTACACCTTGAAAGTTATTTAGTACCCCAAACATTCCAGTAGAGTAAAGAGCATAACTTCATTTTCTGAAGTTAAATTGATGACGAGTAAACTGATTTATTATATCCGGCTATTTTCCTAACTTTAACCTCAGTACTTCTCGCAAAATTGTTTCACAGTACCCAAGTATTGCTCAGAAAATATCTTTGATAAGGAAACTGCAGCCTATTCATGTCTTCTACTTTCGTAGAACAAGATTAACACCAATAAAGTAATGCGGTGTGAACCCCTGCATAATTTATGTAGTCTCTTGTTGGAAGATGGACATGTCATATGTAataactcagtcagtcagtaacaacgtagaacttcgtacgtacgtacatcaattcgagttgccacactacactagcacagagatacacttgtcgattcaaatcccatagtggtagaggtagtaacagtataagcagtaatcggaaagattagggtttgaagatgttatttaaagagtataatccagtgaaataaatttgggaagagaaaaaaagagacaaggaagaatcaggagattagaatttgggagaacacaaagagtgaatgcacctgcgccattgcaaacgattctgagccttgttattcagggtctctaaccatcagttgctatcatctcgcggtccccagccaggtagtctacatctgcCAACgtgactcagtccacttatcagtgacttcatggatttgtgcatgttttggtctggccacccctagctttcttccaatttaCTTCTATACCGTGAAACACCACACGTCGAggaagtcggtcgttgggcatacgtaacacatgtccgagccatctcaactgatcaagtttcaccacttcatcaatcggtttgccatccttacctagtacccgtttcctaacaactgcgttacttactcgatggtcccaggatatacgagcaatgtttcgaagacacctatgatcaaatactagtaacctacgaatatcctctactcttaccgaccacgtttcactgccataaagtaggacggaacggactgctgcgcagcaaacacgtcctttggttggtagacggatatctagcctatgccataaatgacgcaagttggcaaaagctagtcgagccttctgtatccgtgctgagatctcgtcacacaccagaccacaggggctgatgagactcccaagataagtgaagcggtcgacacgcccaactacttcactccctatcattagtttggGTGTCGATGCATTTCGAGGGGAGGGgaaatcgcatcccgaacatgcttgtatTGTTACTTATAGTGTTCAGAAGACTggattttgtcagcgtcttcaccaaataaaactatgccatcggcatattctaggtcaaaaagtgaatctcccggtagaagttcaacccctggaaatttagccGAGaaaagtgtcatctctaaaagcacgtcaacgacaaagttaaacaagaatggagagagtggacagccctgacgaacaccacttgaggtaatcaattctgatgacagttcgccataatctctcactcgaccagttgtgttcgagtagagagcctttacaagattaacgtacttctttggtactcctttcaatgacaaacactgccatagaacctcacgatcaaccgAGTCGAATtctgccttaaggtcgagaaacaataagattgtggggcgtctgaatgtgtgtctgtgttctaggatctgacgtagtgtgaatatctggtctatacaaccacgtccagatcgaaaaccagcctggttttctctaatctgctcttcacgagctttggttaggcgtcgaagtattattgaagcgaatattttagacactatattagtcaaactgattcctctgtgattgtcacaagaggacctttgtcctttcttatagactggcacaatcagtgattgagaccagtcaaatggaattacgtccagttctcaaattctacctaagacctcagtcaatctcactgctaatactggaccaccatctttaaaaatctCAGAAGTAAACCTGTCAGATTTCcgatagctttttcaacttcataaagagtcggaggacctacattaacttgccattcaggttgactaccgatcgtgggaaaccgaagtgtggctgaaggccagttgaactgatcaaTAAAGTGTTCTGCCTATCGATCCagtctcctggattgagaatgtatgatatgtccatctttctctgagattgtttcgctaacagtcggtttcctaataccggtttccttaacgagtctgaacaattgtctgctattacctattgccgctgccttttccatctctcttgctttcactacccaccactgttcgcgatcattgcgtaggcttcttgtcagcttacGCTTAAGCtaactccgctcttcattatgttcagagccagatagaatgagttttcgagcatccatcagtgcggtagatgctgctgagatccagtgttgcttcctaaccttgtggtttactgtactagcagatatcactgctgtgtccacagcttttcggatatcattccatgctacCTCgaggtgggcatcacatacatggctacctaactgttttcctagttgttcctgaaatatactcttagcttgactatcattaagtagggccctaagaggtttacttgcagcgtctttcctacgtccagtaagacacagacagatacgcgctcgtactagagcatgatctgaatctaagcatgtgctccagaatgagcgacagtcttccaTCGTGcacctccatcggtggctgatagcgatgtgatgtATTGAGGTCCAACGTTGtaacgaattagggggtcgccatgttaaaagatgtttttccttatgcttaaagttagtatttacAAGGAACagacggttatctgagcatagctgcaacagacggtcgccattatctgttctttgagccacgatgctataagatccgcccaggtgtctttccctttcgcttagtttacctacttgagccttaaagtcaccagccactattactacatcaagACGCCTAGGTTTTCGGAGAACGTCGgtaagctttctgtaaaattcgtCTTTTACACCATATGAGCTacagtcagtgggagagtaaGCAGAGACGATgaagaggcaacgacgtgtgtccctatcttcccaagtccttactgttccgttttgtcggacagcgcacaaacggctgtctactgggatctagactaagagagctagttctgccctaggactcaatgatACCTACGACGGCGAGGCTaagggaagcagaatcagggcttccagatacacgaaatgtgaatcgagtcggttatttattttggcatgatgaggtcaagtgaatgacgctacttggatcctgtatgtgcgtttcggagacgcagcacacatcgatggcgcgagattctaaaatCCTAgttaaggaagcctgttgtcctatttggcaaagtgttcgtacgttaaaagctcctacgtgtagtttagggcgtggtttcaggagaccaggagtAACGtcccgcgtactcgaatcgtttgccctagcggtgcgaggtgataaagagacgtgaggagggttagtcatggagataagagaggtattaggaggtgtagaaagggtttgaatgtgaccaacttggtcccgtgtgctgttacgagtatgggggctgatatcacttcccggctgcccataCAGTgaaagggtatttcttgaggaacctgaaaacgaagttggattaatgttggccttaacgacctggtagcgtgaccgcagagcccaagggacaactgcttgaggtcggtcgcgcacggcctttttgtgggaggtttacgacgtgttagctccgttcttcaagaGGGCCtcaccgccggagacggaaatccgtgaggtaaggtgaggtgtgacattttttagggtcgaccttttctaaccccacccctcatTGTGGGAAGGcggcatcgctgcagatgctggttgttcgAGGGAagcaccttactgctgtcacacccctctacagtcagcagtacgacttcgccctcagaccttgagttgctgcttttagtcttaccgttctccaatcgacctgcctggcatggtagaacctacaggagcATATGTtctagccaatatagctcgtacacatagttccctttattattttaaagagagtaagaacaaaggttggtgcagaataatatgaattcattttatttcgttaggttctcatcagctgcttacaacctaaaatatttgaaattcaacgttattatagatattgacatacttatacaacagagggcgatgaagggTGAATATATGTGacataatgtggtaaagatttcgttagagttaatgaggtcataaaatttttgtttcgaatatatagagtttgggagggaaggttccagaaaattgaaatagtgattagaaatcatggaattaaaacacattagacgattatgtaatgaagtaactgaaagtagattaatgttaatgaagagagatatgaattgaaattggtcagttatgagtgatgtaattataaaattcagaaagagttgaaatgacgtaataaaaataaataaaataaaagggggtggggtgaatgttaccagggcaaagaaagatttattactgtttctttttgtatacaaagatctgaAAAAGAAGATGATCGACAATAACCTACGACCTCGTGGGTCTCGTTTGCCCCACATGTATGGTCTAccgaaaatacataaacaagatAATCCTCTTAGACCTATTATGTCAATGGTCAATTCACCATACCACAAAGTTGCAAGATAGCTGGCAGATAAATTAGAACCACTTCGTCAACGATTAGCCACTTATACACTGaaggattcatttgtatttgctgaTAGCATGAATCACATGAATATTGCTGGTAAGTTTATGGTTTCGTTTGATGTGACgtaattgtttacaaaaataccacttcttgaaaccatagacataatttgtcaacGTCCTGATATCCTACCTCTACCAGCAATAGAATTCAAACGTCTATTACTCTtgtgtacaaaagatgttcagttccagtCCAACAATACTATATACCGACAAACCGATGGTGTAACAATGGGAAGTCCGTTAGGCCCCGTCCTAGCAGAcattttcatggctaacctcgaaagaaccaagctcaaaggagcgactgatgaaatgatgtattattcaaggtatgttgatgatacattcatcttatgtaataatcaacaacatgcaacaaatctgttaaagtttttcaatgaagctcatccaaatattcatttcactatggaacatgaaaaagaaaacatgttcCATTTCCTCGATATAGCGATAAAACGAAGGAAGGATGGCACAGTTCAAcgctcagtttataagaaagacacatggaatggtagttatctcaatttcaacagcttttgtccaatcaattataaaaaggcGCTTGTTAAAACACTGTTTCATAGGACAGAAAGAATATGCACTGCCGATACaatagaagaggaaattatgaatgttaaaaagtgtttaagaaataacggatgcccattgaaattcattgagaaatatggaaaacgtgaagataaaatacccaaagaaactacagtaaataaaaaacctgtttttattcaactcaagttcaaaggcgataatgtcacagggtcaatcaatatgagactaaaaactgcactgacaaaaacatatcctgcagctaaattgattgtcctgtccaaaacgacatgttctttgacacaatcaaaggtcgacaggtatccctttcatgttaccaccaactgtgtatacaaatttacatgtatctgccaaagcagttacattggtagaacagaaaggagagcctacgtccgattcaaagaacatattccgaacagtttgagatcaaacggactaaaagcattTAGCAGCGCTGttgcaagacatctccttgacacaggacacgaagttgatatactgaagtccttcaaggtgatcaacaaacaatcaaattcaaaccttttgaaattcgctgaaGCAACACCGTTATCCTCTGAAGACACTAAACACTATACTCAAAAAGACGGCGAGCTGAAGCAGATTATTAGATACCTCGAACATGGTTGGCCCGCTCATataaacaacaaaaacattGAACAGTATTCTCACCGTCGAAATCCTCCATCACTCGTGGATGGGTGTTTGATGTTTGGAAATCGAGTAGTCGTACCCACAAACTTACGCCGTAAGGTGTGTCAGAACTGCATGCTGCACACCCAGGGGTAGCATGGATGAAGTCACTTGCACGTGGGTATGTATATTGGCCGAATATTGATGCCCAGATCAAAAAATATGTCGAGATATGTCCCGCGTGTGCAAAAGCTATCAAAGCCTTTCGTAAGATAGAGATGCATAGTCGAGGAACACCGACAAATCCGTGGTCAGGAGCGCATGTGGATTTCACCGGTCCCATGAACGGGAAACAGTACTTGGTGATTGTTGATGCATTCTCAAAATGGCCAGAGATCCACTACATGAAGTCTCTTTCGACAAAAGCTACTATCGAAAAACTGAGACAAGTATTCAGCTGCTTTGTGTGTCCAGATGTATTGGTGTCTGATAATAGACCATAGTTTACCTCCGCTGAATTTTCGAAGTTCTGCGTCGCCAACGCCGCTAAGCATATGAAGACACCCTTATACCATCCGCAGTCTAACGGTCTAGTCGAGAGGTTCGTGGATACGTTTAAAAAAGCACTGCTTAAAGCCGAGGGAGAAGGGgaaatagaaaagattattcaaagATTTTTACAAACCTACCGAGCAACGCCCAACCCAGCAACAAATGATCAAGAAAGTCTAGCAGAAGCAATTTTTCGAAGAAAGATTAGAATATCTATGAAACAAATGAAACCAAAACCTAGAGCCAACATCCGCAAGAACAAACGAATGGAACAGCGATTCAACAAGCGGCATGGTGCACTGCTCAGAAGTATTAGGGTGTAACAAGAGGTAATAGCAAGAGATTTTACGGGAGGAAAGCCAACCTGGAAGTTTAGCATCATAATACGAAAAAAGGAGGAGTTATCTGTGAAGTCAAAGTTGGACAAAAGATATGGGTGAGACATGCAAACCAGATACAGCCAACCAAACGAGAGTGGGAAACGTGAAATGCTATAAAGTCGAATATACCATTAGATATATTTACTGAGCCGGatgatgaaattaaaaatgaccataataataataagacgtatattcttattgtataattattcaattattagattatgtatatttatattcctcttattataagcttcattttgacctacgatttattattatacggtttactgtccctaaattatgctcagtttattaattactgcctcccacgttcacagccactttttggctttattgtgtacaaatattatttcctatcttatggtgcgtt from Schistosoma haematobium chromosome ZW, whole genome shotgun sequence includes:
- a CDS encoding hypothetical protein (EggNog:ENOG410Y65V~COG:S) — its product is MIGSEVVGRVDRFTYLGSLISPCGLVCDEISARIQKARLAFANLRHLWHRLDIRLPTKGRVCCAAVRSVLLYGSETWSVRVEDIRRLLVFDHRCLRNIARISWDHRVSNAVVRKRVLGKDGKPIDEVVKLDQLRWLGHVLRMPNDRLPRRVVFHGIEVNWKKARGGQTKTCTNP